DNA from Larimichthys crocea isolate SSNF chromosome XIII, L_crocea_2.0, whole genome shotgun sequence:
CTGGAACAACGAAGCATGAACACCCGTACTCGCCTTAAATCTCCGTCCTGCACCGATAAAACACCGGTACTGCTGGTTCCACTCACCAACTCGAGCGGGAGGAGCAACCTGCAGCTGCTGGCTCAGTAAGACGACGGGATCCAGATTTTGAAGGGAAGGGATGTAACTCGACAAATAGACTTGATTGTGTGTGGTTAATTTGCTTTtacgtttgttttgttgaattaCCAAGGATGTACTTTACCTGTGTCTGTTTCCTCTAGTCtatatgtctgtttttctgcatatgagtttgtctgtttgtagaGTTTAGTCATTGTCTGCAAAAATTCCCCAATGAAAGCGCTCACATTCATGcctggtatttttttttaatctaccaTTAGCTTTAATGGCTTTGTTTGGCTTCATCCTGTTGTTTGATCAAGTGACGCCGCTTGGAGCATGAAGACGCGATAATGCCGTGAACTTTGACTCATACAGTATACGCGGTGTAGATAAAAATAGTGATAAATAGGTActaaacacaatcacacagacaATAAACCCTCCGTAACTCTCACATGCCTGAGTTGAAATGTCTTCAAATGGATGTCGACAACAGAGAAAGAtctgttttaaagaaatgtttggaCTGtgctctgaaaatgaaaaagtctgttcagaaaaatgtttttgattatagcagtaaaatactgtatgaTACAATTTTATGCTTGCCTGTAGAGTGCAAATAACTGAAGGActtgattgaagttgattacAATCAGTACCTGCCAATTAAACGCTGTCTTTTTTCCCTGTAATTAGTACCATATTACATAATTCTTATTATGAAACATCTCAGAAAGGGTACGGAGTATTTCAAAGTTATGGACCCCCTAATAAAAACCTTCTGTGAGTCCTagacattgttttgtttcactcacAAAGCTCAGCCTTAATatcaaagacgtggatcatcggtggacctgaggcctggttgctcaaacaagccacactTACCTGTCAAAGCTGCCACattcttaatcctgcataactttaagccttaatataatctcaacaggtgagttgtatataaattcaccctcagtacagttgtcatgaacggggaaattagctacagagaccaaaactgttttttgtacgaggttgctgcttggttgaGACCAAAAACTAAAGCTAAAAGACAGTAAACATTGGACATACATTCATCTAGTGGACAGATAAAGTTGCTCCGTTactgctggatgtgtgaatAAGCAACAAGTTTGAAAACTCTAAAGgtgttgtgttcacaacttGATGCTGCTGCCCTCAAGGGGCCAAAAAAATATTGTAGGTTTAAGATTTTGGTTCGTGGTTAGTATTTTGGCCTTTTAAAACCATGAGAAACATTAATTATAGACCATCATACCACTGTCCTTAAAAGACCTTCCGCAATGTCAGGAGAAAAATATGAGAGGTAAATATAAAGACTGTACAAATGTCACCTCAGCTAATAAATAaggtaaatatatattcattacTTTGCAAACATTCATTTTACCATATCAGAGGAGTAACtatacacacatttgttttgacCATTGGATCAACAGACTAATCAAACAGCTACCAGCCGTGTTTTGAACTGCTCTTTTCttggaaaaacatttcatggtGTCATCATTCTACGCCAATAAAATGCCTCTGCAACAACTCACAGAGATTTTCTGCTCCATTTTCTTCACCAACAGCACACACCcacattcacacataaacacacacactaaataacTCATTCTCCACCATAAAACTGTGAGAAGCGCCTCCACGCCACAAACAAGTCACCGTTTTCCCAAAGCCCAACCCATCCTGTCCTCGCATCGACCATCAGCTCCAGCACATTTATGACTTTACTGCCTGGCCCTCCAGTTCATTTGGAAAGCCTCAGCTTTAAGGGGATTGCCATGTGCTTCCTGACATGCTGAATTATTCTGAATCATTTCACTTAAGAGCCCAGATGCTACCTGTCTGTTGCCCATCATTGAGAGGGTAATTAAGGCGGACTGGTGCCTGCTAAATGCCCTCCTACTTCTGCATGACTGGATGCGTCTCCTTATCTGCATCTCTGTCATGATGTCGTATGCACCTCGCCCCCTTCATGCCCACATGCATCAGCACCTTTGTGGCCAccgcctcttttttttttaccctgtttttttcattctcagAAATGTTTGCCACATCTCAGAGTTGGGTCGGGACATGACAAAGGGAGAAACTTGGAACTACAGCAGCTCTTACCAAGACATCGCTGCCACAAATGGAGAATCTGTCTTTTAAAAGATGTGATCTATTCATCAAATaatcagtttgtttgctttccgttgggacttcctgtctgctttgAGTTTCTTTAAGGCTTTGCCCTTGTCATGGTAAATCAGAGGAAGCGCTACCTTTATGCATCCATGGCCGAAACTGAAGATATGCAACTAAAGGATTGTATCGCCCTCTTTGTCTACACCTTCACCTTTCTGCTGGGCCTTCCTGCCAACCTGCTGGTCCTATTTGTGTATGTCCGCAAGGCCTCCAAGCATGGTGCCACACCCAATGTGGTCTACGCCCTCAACCTTTGCCTGGCCAACCTGGTGCTTGTGGCCTGGATGCCCATCAAGGCGATGGAGACTTTGCTTCAGGACTGGAAGTTGCCAGCACCCATCTGCCTCATCTacagcttcttcctcttctcctctgtgtaCGGCAGCTGTCTGTTCATCACCGCTGTGACAGTGGGTCGTTACCTCAGCATCGCATTCCCAATTATCTACAAGAGATACCGCCGTGCTCGACTCTCTTGCTTCATCAGTGTTGCCCTGTGGGCTGTGGTGCTCATCCACCTCAGTTTTGCTCTGGTGGCCGAAGGAGGGGCTAACTTTGTCTCCGTTAAGGGTGACATCTCAGTCTGCTACGACCACTTCAACGCCTCCCAGCTGGCTGTCCTGCTGCCTCTACGCCTGGAGATGGCCATTGTGTTGTTTATCGTGCCTCTTATAGTGACGTCTTTTTGCACGTTGCGCTGCGTTACCCTGGTGTGGCACTCAAATTTGCGTCCTATTGGAAAGAAAAGAGTCTTGACTGTTGCACTTACGACACTGGCAGTGTTTGTGGTGTGCTATGCACCGTACAACGCCTCGCACATTGTAGGGTTTGCGTTGAAGGAAAATATAGACTGGAGGACATACGCTATGTTGACAAGCTCCTGTAATGTTTTCCTGGAGCCTGTGGTCATGCTGATGCTGTCGCCAGCAGTGTCCAGGGGAGTCATGGGAAGAATGTGCGGACGGCAAAGCCAGTTCAGTCACATTGAAGGGTTTCGGCATCGATGTAACAGTGCTAAAGGTGCTGCAAATGTCAAGGGACCACCAACACTATCTGAGAAGAGCCAGGCAGGGGCCGAGGTGACTAAAGAAAGTCAGGAGTGAGGTCACAATGGGTGGCGACTTCAGGAGAAATAGGATATCAACATTGATGGATAGTCTGCTAGAAGCCGTCACACTGTCATCAAGTTATGacttcccttttttcttcagatcaaatgtttttagagaaaaaaaatagatgacaaaaggtgtttttgaaatgttcatGTGTCCCATGTTGTGTCAGTATTTTGGCAGATGACTCCCCACAGAGGGACGAGCTAAAGGGAcctggaaatgtttgtgtttttgtaaactttAGGAAGCTCGgtagaaatgttatttttcaaacTCCATAATTCAACAAGTCTTaatttttatacagtctgtgatcTCTTTACGTCAGTTAGTTTGGTGGCAAATGGCTCCATCTAGTGTTTTTTCCTGTTAGTGCTGCAAGCTGTATCAAGGTTCAAAACATGTCATGACATCTCTTGGAAAGTGTTTTCGAATGCAGATATAGATAAGGACATTTTCTAGattcaaagacagacaaaccTGCGAGCAGATCCTTTGACTTGTAACTAATAAAGAATGATTTTTCCATGACTCACTGACACGAAATAGAGCATGTACATTCATTGATTGGTTTCTGAACATGTTAATTAGTTTTCTCTAATTTACCATAGTTCTCCTTCAAAAGAAGCTATGGTGTTTACAAATGTATTGTGTGCGgccttcttctttaaaaaaataaagaaaactcatttaaaatactttcaaaataagagtcttgTGCTTTGTAAACAGACACCGAACACTATCAAGCAGCAGCATTAGCAATTTTTAAATCTCTCTGGAATCTTACATGTCAGTATTTACTATAAATCATATTGTAAGTTgagaaaagtgtgaaataatTATTAAATCTGCAGGATTTTCTTTGTCCTGTCGACTGTGTCTAACATCAGAGATCTTTCACAGTGTGTTACTTCTtcattttctcatgttttacTCTCCAATAAAAGTCTATAAATCGTTCTATTTTTAACGCACCGAATGAACGATCGTTTACATAGATCATAAACTCAACTGTAAAGATAACATAGATTCTATGTTATGTTTGCTGATGAGTTTATCAGTTTTATACATCACATCCAGGCATAAGATGAGCACTACtcctttacaaacacacaacgtGTACTGCAAATAAACTCTTACAGGTCTCGGAAGTAACACacatgataaatacatttaatcttTAAGTCTTGtccagctttattttgatagagacagaaagagccatgggtcagattcgaaccctagGCCTttgcagcgaggactgagccttggcacatggggcggccgctctaccaactgagctgaacACCGCCCCATCTTTATGTGTCTTTAATGTTCATTTACCAGTGCAGATTAGCCAGGGATCATTTGGCATCTTGTTGCACACCAATCACACAGGCTTGTTGTTGAGACCGACAGTGTTGGTAGGGTTACGACACAAACTGATCATATTTAAGCTCAGGCTGCATCCTGAACCCATCTGTCCCCTCGGGCTGTTTAACCGAGCCTGACACCAACACCGGTCGACTGCCAGAAAACAAGTCATTTACAGGAACAATTAACAGGTAAGTCTTCAATCAGATGTCTGTTTTAATGCAGTAACTATTGATGcatttgtttattgtatttgaaGCTAATGTAAAGAAACATTGGTGTGATAAAGTTTCATGTTTAAGTTGCCAAAACGTGCAAATTCTTAAACATCTTTTATTTGTAAAGTTTGTAAAAATCAAACaggattttatgttttttatgattaATTGAGACATTTACAATTTTTGCTACATAATCTGATCATGTTTGGTTTATAGTAAAATAATCCCTCATAAGTGACGAAGGCTCCGcgatttaaagcaacattacgtagaattttttgtaatttagcGCCCCCAACTCTGTtccagagtgcaataccactgcagtaaatatggacagctgtacacgtggatttgttatgattatattactttactgagtcaacaactttgctaagaGGCGAACATCGAGCAAGGTCAATAACACCttagacacagcagccagctaatattactgactagtccaacaacaagaagtccagctcggcgccttttatttcaccaagctctcgccaacgactaaaagtcagtcccagatttacgCTTGTCCGGTGGCTTCACTCTCTCATTTCCTGGCCTTAGCTTCCACCATCAACGTCATTTTCAATCTTTTGGCCTCTATCATTACGTCTATAGAGGTTGTAAAGCCTGGTTATATGGTCctattgcccagctcctgttctagcacgacaccaggcttgtaaacctcctcttcttctcagtGATCCAAatcgcctgtggtacaaacacaaacactccccccggctaacaaactgagcttacagcagctacagttgtcagcagtttacttcactgtccatcaggaaactctgtaaatcacagagagttgaggcggacatatgatccagtttcaccaaaatcagtgaaatagttggtggtgtgtgacctagtgccgtaaagcgttacgtacttctttatttacaaaataaaagtttacatttttcagtgggaacctgaagaaaaacagactgatGTTCAGATTATGTAACTGACGCAACACCCGGCCTGGTTTTTGTCACTGTGTCACTGAGGCCTTTCATCCACAAAGTTATTACGACACATTTCCACCTGCATCAGCTCTTGAGCGGTTGCTGGGAGACGTTATTTGgacagagaaggagaacaaAGATTGTGTCCAGAGGCTTATTAAATTTCCTCTATTGAAGGCGAGATAGCATATTAAGCACAGTTTTATAATCTGACCAAACAGTTTGCTTCCAGGAGGCGAAGCATGCGGAGAGACTGCTGCAGCATCAGGACAGCACAGCCGCATCGTGATGGAGAGCCTGGTTTTTAAAGCTTGACAGAGGTGAgttaaagatacattttaaatacGTTCAGCTGCATGGATAGACTGACTCCATGGACATATTTCTAAtcatattaaacaaacactgagttCTATTAATGTTATCTGTGGAGCTGAAGCCTCATACTGCATGTGTCATAGACTTCAATTGTAAAGTGACATATAAACATCATTATACTGTATGATATGATCCtttattatggtaaaatgtgggctttgtagtttattttggtCCTAAAACTCGCCAAAGCAAtgaatccacagctgaaaaatagtccccaacatgTCAACTATTTACTCCTGTTGGAGTTACAaatgctaaaaactacagttgcCCAGCTGTTGTAGGAAATTATTTAGcctttgatacatttttaaagatttgtttaGATGAGCCACAGACAGAGGGAAAAAGTTGGAATTATGAAaagataaatacaaataaatattatacaAAAATACTTATTTCAAATTAAAGGCATTTTCTTGATGATTTCTACGCTCTACTTTTTGAATTCTTGAagttgtatgtgtatgtgaagaTGATCTATCATTTGGATTGCAGTTTGGTTTTGTGAGATATCTGAAGCTAAAGTTTCTTTTAGCagttaacatttcatttgtacTGTATGACTTGTTAAAGAATTTTAGGAAACGTTTGtcttcattattttatttccccaaaaagtaaaagaagaaatgaCTCATTGCTGTTACAGAAGACTTTGATCTGATGTGATAATCTCTTTTAAAAAACCTTCAGATGAGTGTAATTGTATGTTGTGATGCCATCTAGCAAAGTTTCCTCTAAACATTTGCTTATTAGCGCTGAAGACAAAGAACAGCAGAGGCTGATCCGAATTAGTTGTAGGTAGTTGgtcataaattaaaatgttgacctgatttaattaaattcttcCTGAGGGGCGTTAATATCCATCAAATTTAGTAGAAATCTGTCTGATAGTTGTTAAGACATCTCACTTGAAACCAGAAGGCTCAATCTCATGGTGGCACCACATGAAAATCAACAAAATCAGTAGAATTcgtcctctggggaccatgaatgtacacagtttcatgacaatccatccatcaGTTATTGACGTAATTCAGTGTGAAACTTTATCATCGTTAGTTTTGGCAATCAGACATTCAAAACCAATAATGTCCCTCAAAAATGTTCAGCCAAATCGAGTTCAAATGCTTTAATTACTcataattcatgttttcttaCGTCCAGTGTCGAAGAGAGTCTGTTCCCAGCAGCCGCCATGCAGTGTCACCTGTTGCTTTCCATCTACATCGTCACCTTTCTGATGGGGGTCCCCGCCAACATCCTGGCATTCTGCACCTTCTGCCGCAAGGTGCATCGCAAGCCGGCCCCGATAgacatcctcctcctcaacctCACCATCTCCGACCTCATCTTCTTGGCTTTCCTGCCATTTAAGATGAAGGAGGCCTCTGATGACATGGACTGGCTGCTGCCCTACCCTCTGTGTCCCTTCACTGGTTTTATGTTCTACGTCACCATCTACAACAGCACCTTGCTCCTCACTGCTGTGAGCGTGGAGCGCTACCTGGGGGTCGCCTACCCCCTCAGGTACTCGCTGTGTCGCAGGCCTCGCTACGCCGTGTGGGCCAGTATCATTTTCTGGGTGGTGACCTCTCTGAACCTCAGCGTCGTCTACATCATTCCCTACGCCCAGTGGAGCAAAGGTGctgacagtaacagtaacaatgGCAGCACCGCCAACAGCCCTGCACGGCCTCCACCCACCTGCTACCTGGATTTCACCAAGGACGAGCTCAAAATCTTGCTGCCAGTCCGCCTGGAGctcttcctcgtcctcttctGCGTCCCCTTTGTGATCTCTACCTTCTGCTACGTCAACTTCATCCGCATCCTGTCCCGTCTTCCAAACATCGGCAGGCGACGGAGGCTGCGTGCCATTGGTCTGGCGCTCGGCACGCTGATTGtatttgctgtctgttttgggcCTTACAATGTGTCCCACGTGGTGGGGTATATTCGTCAGGAGAGTGAGGAGTGGAGGAACGTGGCGTTGCTCTCCAGCACCTTCAACGCATGCCTAGATCCGTTTATCTTCTACTTTTCCTCAGCGGCTGTCAGAAGCATGTTAAACCACTGCTTCAAGAACATCATGGCAAAGCTGCACATCCTGAGATGTGGAGGAGCTCCTCACAGTCCTCACCAGAGACCCACTAAGGCAGCTGAGAAATACAAGGAAACTGCCCTTCCTTGAAAGTTCAGGAGGAATTactcaagtaaatgtgtgtttgtttggacaaAATGAAGTGTTTGTAATTGTTACTCTGCTCTTACCAATGAGAGGCAACAGGAAAATTTTAGATTGAAGCAACTGTGTCCTGTTCTTACGCCTTTTAGAGGCAATGCTTGCTCCAGAGCTTCATAggatacaataaaaacactttaatgtgCAAGTTATTTATTTGCcgattctgtttttgttcagttaCAAGTTTCATAGCCTCtataaacaaatatctgcagatgaatgcagaatctgtaggcgaGGGACCAAGATTTGTCACATTTGAGTGGGCTTTTATTGCAACAGTCCATGTCAAGAACAAAAGAGGTGGAAAGCATTGGCCTAAATGGGCTTCAGACGTAGATActtgtttatagagattagcagtGATTTGGCTTTCTTGTCATTCTTACTTATCAAGTTGCATTTTGTCCggatatctgctggctacacTGGAAGTCAGATAACATTGGCTGCTGACCGTCCATGAATGTGCTTGGGTCTGCTGGAGGTTTTGTC
Protein-coding regions in this window:
- the LOC104928070 gene encoding free fatty acid receptor 3 translates to MVNQRKRYLYASMAETEDMQLKDCIALFVYTFTFLLGLPANLLVLFVYVRKASKHGATPNVVYALNLCLANLVLVAWMPIKAMETLLQDWKLPAPICLIYSFFLFSSVYGSCLFITAVTVGRYLSIAFPIIYKRYRRARLSCFISVALWAVVLIHLSFALVAEGGANFVSVKGDISVCYDHFNASQLAVLLPLRLEMAIVLFIVPLIVTSFCTLRCVTLVWHSNLRPIGKKRVLTVALTTLAVFVVCYAPYNASHIVGFALKENIDWRTYAMLTSSCNVFLEPVVMLMLSPAVSRGVMGRMCGRQSQFSHIEGFRHRCNSAKGAANVKGPPTLSEKSQAGAEVTKESQE
- the LOC104928069 gene encoding free fatty acid receptor 3, translated to MQCHLLLSIYIVTFLMGVPANILAFCTFCRKVHRKPAPIDILLLNLTISDLIFLAFLPFKMKEASDDMDWLLPYPLCPFTGFMFYVTIYNSTLLLTAVSVERYLGVAYPLRYSLCRRPRYAVWASIIFWVVTSLNLSVVYIIPYAQWSKGADSNSNNGSTANSPARPPPTCYLDFTKDELKILLPVRLELFLVLFCVPFVISTFCYVNFIRILSRLPNIGRRRRLRAIGLALGTLIVFAVCFGPYNVSHVVGYIRQESEEWRNVALLSSTFNACLDPFIFYFSSAAVRSMLNHCFKNIMAKLHILRCGGAPHSPHQRPTKAAEKYKETALP